In a single window of the Luteolibacter sp. Y139 genome:
- a CDS encoding helix-turn-helix domain-containing protein, giving the protein MKREAIPAVALGDYRQSLLRGEGFVAVPYQESRAWNPTLLTPHYHDFFQMSLIRGPARLMHDFRETKVRGDTLFFLSPGQIHAVQSGKETDGTILSFTREFFDAGAAGSTQFLLELPFYYTADFPPWMSVPARAREATAALFDEIQEEFNQARPGAAEIIRAFLRILLVKASRWRDHEQATAPQRAASLVRDFQLLVERNYRDWQALTPYARELGVSANHLNDVVSEATGRPAGEHVRQRRLLDAKRLLLYSELSVAEIGYQLGFKDPSYFGRFFRRYEDRTPAEFRDEIREKYQKEGA; this is encoded by the coding sequence ATGAAGCGCGAAGCCATTCCCGCCGTCGCACTGGGCGACTACCGGCAGTCCCTGCTGCGGGGAGAGGGCTTCGTGGCCGTTCCCTATCAGGAATCGCGAGCGTGGAACCCCACCCTGCTCACCCCGCACTATCACGACTTTTTCCAGATGTCGTTGATCCGGGGTCCGGCACGGCTGATGCACGACTTCCGCGAGACGAAGGTCCGGGGTGACACGCTGTTTTTCCTGAGCCCGGGACAGATTCATGCGGTGCAATCGGGCAAGGAGACCGATGGGACGATCCTGTCCTTCACGCGTGAGTTTTTCGATGCGGGGGCCGCGGGTTCGACGCAGTTCCTGCTGGAGCTGCCGTTCTACTACACGGCCGACTTTCCGCCGTGGATGAGTGTGCCGGCCAGAGCGCGGGAGGCGACCGCTGCGCTGTTTGATGAGATTCAGGAGGAGTTCAACCAAGCACGACCCGGAGCGGCGGAGATCATTCGAGCGTTCTTGCGCATCCTTTTGGTGAAGGCCAGCCGCTGGAGGGATCACGAGCAAGCCACTGCGCCACAGCGGGCGGCCAGTCTGGTGCGCGACTTCCAACTGCTGGTGGAGCGGAACTACAGGGACTGGCAGGCGCTCACTCCTTACGCTCGTGAGCTGGGCGTCAGCGCGAATCACCTTAATGACGTGGTGAGCGAGGCGACCGGGCGTCCTGCGGGTGAGCATGTCCGGCAGCGGCGGTTGCTCGATGCGAAGCGGTTGCTGCTTTATTCGGAACTCAGCGTGGCGGAGATCGGCTATCAGCTGGGATTCAAGGATCCGTCGTATTTCGGGCGCTTCTTTCGCCGCTACGAGGATCGGACTCCGGCGGAGTTCCGGGATGAAATCCGAGAAAAATACCAGAAAGAGGGAGCTTAG
- a CDS encoding 3-keto-disaccharide hydrolase, whose amino-acid sequence MKLSTLAAFSLLSASSLHAGVGVGAKPVEGAEVVFDGSREMLDAKWTYWQGPRFASSLPIKWKIVDDPVDKGTVVMSDDPAAAGGLYGTADIVTKEAYKDFRLHIEFNIAKPGGNSGVYLQNRYEIQVLDGDKTKHGMAAVINETESPYEQYLGAGKWNAYDITFRAARFKDGKLTEKAMVTMYFNGKKVHVNQTINQVWGGANSGVDGGNDGGKGITDTPQGLKLQAEGHDVRFRNIWIKKLDLEKPDSDFAAD is encoded by the coding sequence GTGAAACTTTCCACTCTCGCCGCTTTCTCACTCCTTTCCGCCTCGTCCCTTCACGCCGGAGTCGGTGTCGGAGCCAAGCCCGTCGAAGGAGCCGAAGTTGTCTTCGACGGATCGCGCGAGATGCTCGATGCGAAGTGGACCTACTGGCAGGGCCCGCGTTTCGCTTCCTCACTCCCGATCAAGTGGAAGATCGTCGATGACCCGGTCGACAAGGGCACGGTCGTCATGAGCGATGACCCCGCGGCGGCAGGTGGCCTGTATGGTACTGCCGACATCGTGACCAAGGAGGCCTACAAGGACTTCCGCCTCCACATTGAATTCAACATCGCCAAGCCAGGCGGCAATAGCGGCGTCTATCTCCAGAACCGCTACGAGATCCAGGTCCTCGACGGCGACAAGACCAAGCACGGCATGGCCGCGGTCATCAACGAGACCGAGTCGCCCTACGAGCAATACCTCGGCGCCGGCAAGTGGAACGCCTACGACATCACCTTCCGCGCCGCCCGCTTCAAGGACGGCAAGCTCACCGAGAAGGCCATGGTCACGATGTATTTCAACGGCAAGAAGGTGCACGTGAACCAGACCATCAATCAGGTCTGGGGCGGCGCGAATTCCGGCGTGGACGGCGGGAATGACGGCGGCAAGGGCATCACCGATACGCCGCAGGGCCTCAAGCTCCAGGCGGAAGGCCACGACGTGCGTTTCCGCAACATCTGGATCAAAAAGCTCGATCTCGAAAAGCCCGACTCCGACTTCGCAGCCGACTAA